One Epinephelus moara isolate mb chromosome 20, YSFRI_EMoa_1.0, whole genome shotgun sequence genomic window carries:
- the LOC126408463 gene encoding uncharacterized protein LOC126408463 — MGWTDRCMDRQVHGRMDGWMDRHVDGWTDRCMDGQVDGQTGAWTDRWMDRQVDGGTGAWTDRWMDRQVDGWTDRCMDRQVDGQTGAWTDRWMDGQVDGQTGAWMDRCMDGQVDGWTDRWMDRQVHGQTGGWTDRWMDRQVHGRTGAWTDRCMDGWMDGQTGGWMDRQVHGRTGGWTDRWMDSWMDIQVDGWTDRWMDIQVDGQTGGWMDGQVDGHTGGWMDRWMDGQTGGWTYRWTDRWMDIQVDGWTDRWMDKWMDRQVDGQTGGWMDKQVDGRTGGWTDRWMDGQVDGQTGDGWTYTWVDRQVDGQTGGRTGGWTYTWMDRQVDGHTGGWMDKQVDGQTGGWTDR; from the exons atgggatggacggacAGGTGCATGGACAGACAGGTgcatggacggatggatggatggatggacagacatgtggatggatggacagacaggtgcATGGACGGACAggtggatggacagacaggtgcATGGACGGACAggtggatggacagacaggtggatgGAGGGACAGGTGcatggacagacaggtggatggacagacaggtggatggatggacagacaggtgcatggacagacaggtggatggacagacaggtgcatggacagacaggtggatggacggacaggtggatggacagacaggtgcATGGATGGACAGGTGCATGGATGGACAGgtagatggatggacagacaggtggatggacagacaggtgcatggacagacaggtggatggacggacaggtggatggacagacaggtgcATGGACGGACAGGTGCATGGACGGACAG GTgcatggacggatggatggatggacagacaggtggatggatggacagacaggtaCATGGACGGACAggtggatggacagacaggtggatgGACAGCTGGATGGACATacaggtggatggatggacagacaggtggatgGACATACAggtggatggacagacaggtggatggatggacggacaggtGGATGGACATacaggtggatggatggacaggtggatggatggacagacaggtggatgGACATACAGGTGGACGGACAGGTGGATGGACATacaggtggatggatggacagacaggtggatgGACAagtggatggacagacaggtggatggacaaacaggtggatggatggacaaacaggtggatggacggacaggtggatggacagacaggtggatggacggacaagtggatggacagacaggggATGGATGGACATACACGTGggtggacagacaggtggatgGACAAACAGGTGGACGAACAGGTGGATGGACATACAcgtggatggacagacaggtggatgGACATacaggtggatggatggacaaacaggtggatggacagacaggtggatggacagacaggtga